Proteins encoded in a region of the Vicia villosa cultivar HV-30 ecotype Madison, WI unplaced genomic scaffold, Vvil1.0 ctg.001829F_1_1, whole genome shotgun sequence genome:
- the LOC131636787 gene encoding probable F-box protein At4g22030 — MASMHTSTTFSSFSLFSSKRVNVKASIHVPRPNYVLPKKHILTRSKLMEGLSTFTDSVPLPILEKNDLSNSAISNNSSMQLYAILEAVSDRIEMHKNIGEQRQNWNELLLNNINMITLTATTLTGVAAATGAVGAQFLALKLSSTLLFSAATCMLLVMNKIQPSQLAEEQRNATRLFRQLWTQIQTKITLGNLITEEDVESSMEKVLALDKAYPLPLLGGAMLEKFPAKYEPAVWWPEKRREGNAAETKMMTGNSNNSSNGWSEELETELRKVIEVMKRKDIEDYERLGNIALKINKSLAIAGPLLTGIAAIGSTFVGNSDGFLSAMVPLLAGSMACAINGLEHGGQVGMVFEMYRSSGGFFRMLSESIESTLEENDLEKRENGEILEMKIAMMLGRSVLELRQVASKSASCCMDEFASKLF, encoded by the coding sequence ATGGCTTCCATGCACACCtcaacaacattttcttcattttctttattttcttctaaGAGAGTAAATGTAAAGGCCTCAATCCATGTCCCAAGACCCAATTATGTACTTCCAAAGAAACATATACTCACTAGATCAAAGCTGATGGAAGGGTTAAGTACCTTCACGGACTCAGTTCCTTTACCAATacttgaaaaaaatgatttgtcCAATTCTGCAATCTCTAACAACTCCTCCATGCAACTCTATGCTATCTTAGAAGCTGTATCCGACAGAATCGAAATGCACAAAAACATAGGCGAACAGCGTCAGAATTGGAATGAACTACTTCTAAATAATATCAACATGATTACACTCACTGCTACAACATTAACCGGTGTTGCAGCTGCAACTGGTGCTGTTGGTGCACAATTTTTGGCTCTGAAACTATCATCCACTCTTCTGTTTTCTGCGGCAACTTGCATGCTACTTGTCATGAACAAGATTCAGCCTTCGCAACTCGCCGAAGAACAACGCAATGCTACAAGATTGTTTAGACAACTTTGGACTCAAATCCAAACCAAAATCACTCTTGGTAATCTTATTACCGAGGAAGATGTGGAATCTTCAATGGAGAAAGTGTTGGCTCTTGACAAAGCTTATCCACTTCCTTTGTTAGGAGGAGCTATGCTTGAAAAGTTTCCTGCAAAATATGAACCTGCTGTTTGGTGGCCTGAAAAAAGAAGAGAAGGAAATGCCGCAGAAACAAAGATGATGACGGGGAATAGTAATAATAGTAGTAATGGATGGAGTGAAGAACTAGAAACTGAACTGAGAAAAGTTATTGAAGTTATGAAGAGAAAGGACATAGAGGATTATGAGAGACTTGGAAACATAGCATTAAAGATTAACAAGAGTTTGGCAATAGCAGGTCCATTACTCACTGGAATTGCAGCTATAGGTTCTACATTTGTGGGAAATAGTGATGGATTTTTGTCAGCCATGGTTCCTTTGTTAGCAGGATCAATGGCTTGTGCAATAAATGGTTTAGAGCATGGTGGACAAGTTGGTATGGTGTTTGAAATGTACAGAAGCAGTGGTGGATTTTTCAGGATGTTGAGCGAGAGTATTGAAAGCACACTTGAAGAGAATGATTTGGAAAAAAGAGAAAATGGAGAAATACTTGAAATGAAGATAGCAATGATGTTGGGAAGAAGTGTTTTGGAGCTAAGACAAGTTGCTTCAAAATCTGCTTCTTGTTGTATGGACGAATTTGCTAGCAAGCTTTTTTAA
- the LOC131636777 gene encoding uncharacterized protein LOC131636777 has translation MWVRKGVISIIDLSNDYYLVAFSHEDDKKAAMENGPWFIYDHYLTVKNWRPNFQPEIDTIDEVAVWVRIAGLPIEYYDPRALKVFGDRIGRTIKVDKTTIKQERGKYARVCVAVDLSKPLLAMFSVKGSNYKVEYEGLHLLCMVCGKYGHYKESCPLKAKEDTRIQEGDGGKGKESSTVNRDLGRSNSKDDEGPWRVVQKQKRGRKMVEGRKSYAPTQINDDSKLRGSRFLALENEDLVIDGKEMDVNGEDLNQKEINDNSNLTFMVHGRESAEINTGDVEEADVGELRSKTNNFQKEDLVESLTGLGINGKVTVGPTDGSQKSMTGKGGRRQEKVNKNTALATRGKIQAKEKGSSISRTGVEGMFGNVQPGELNVVEKCDMYNLIGRENNTGVGQKRCMVVSHDVSRDMHVMGEPSGSHAIDSSHADVVSNFAIDKPPDIDENSRKENLFFYGTSIEHIDTGSRGNITASCDAMGVEGTLEEVCETPLMS, from the coding sequence ATGTGGGTGAGGAAAGGAGTCATAAGCATCATCGATCTTAGCAATGATTATTATCTAGTTGCATTTTCGCATGAGGATGATAAGAAGGCAGCGATGGAGAATGGACCATGGTTCATTTATGATCACTACTTGACAGTGAAGAATTGGAGGCCAAATTTCCAACCAGAAATTGACACTATTGACGAAGTTGCTGTGTGGGTTAGAATTGCTGGCCTGCCAATAGAATACTACGATCCTCGAGCCTTGAAGGTATTTGGGGACCGTATTGGAAGAACTATAAAAGTTGATAAAACTACAATTAAACAGGAGAGAGGCAAATATGCGAGGGTGTGTGTGGCTGTGGATTTGTCAAAACCTCTGTTAGCTATGTTTAGTGTTAAAGGAAGCAACTACAAGGTTGAATATGAAGGTCTCCATTTATTGTGTATGGTGTGTGGGAAGTATGGACATTATAAAGAGAGTTGTCCATTGAAGGCTAAGGAGGACACCAGAATTCAGGAAGGAGATGGAGGTAAAGGCAAAGAATCGAGCACAGTTAATAGAGACTTGGGAAGGAGTAACAGCAAGGATGATGAAGGCCCTTGGCGGGTGGTGCAAAAACAGAAGAGGGGGCGGAAGATGGTGGAGGGCCGGAAATCCTATGCTCCGACACAAATTAATGATGATTCCAAATTGAGAGGATCTCGCTTTCTCGCTTTGGAAAATGAGGATCTGGTTATTGATGGTAAGGAAATGGATGTTAATGGTGAGGATCTGAATCAAAAGGAAATTAATGATAATAGTAATTTAACATTTATGGTGCATGGAAGAGAATCTGCTGAGATTAATACTGGTGACGTGGAGGAAGCTGACGTGGGTGAGTTAAGGAGCAAAACCAATAACTTTCAAAAAGAGGATCTGGTGGAATCTTTGACCGGATTGGGTATTAATGGCAAGGTTACGGTAGGCCCCACTGATGGCAGCCAAAAAAGTATGACTGGTAAAGGAGGAAGGAGACAGGAGAAAGTTAATAAAAATACTGCATTGGCTACACGTGGAAAAATTCAAGCGAAGGAGAAAGGGAGCAGCATTAGTAGAACTGGAGTGGAGGGTATGTTTGGAAATGTCCAACCAGGAGAACTTAATGTGGTAGAAAAATGTGATATGTACAATCTGATTGGGAGAGAGAATAATACAGGAGTGGGTCAAAAAAGGTGTATGGTGGTTAGTCATGATGTCTCACGTGATATGCATGTTATGGGAGAGCCAAGTGGCAGTCATGCGATAGATAGCTCTCATGCAGATGTAGTATCTAATTTTGCAATTGATAAACCTCCAGATATTGATGAGAATTCTCGAaaggagaatttatttttctatggCACAAGCATAGAGCATATAGACACTGGATCTAGAGGAAATATTACTGCTAGTTGTGACGCGATGGGTGTAGAGGGCACGTTAGAGGAAGTCTGTGAGACTCCTTTGATGAGCTGA